ACTGTTTTTTCCCTTTCCCCTGACGAAACCGCATCTAAACATTCAGTTACCAGCATATATCGAGGCTGGCGTCATGATTTTAAGAAGAAGGTACGAGCACTTCGTGAAGCTGACCTTCTCCTAAGTGGTGGCGGCGGCTTACTTCAAGATACATATCCTACTCGTATTATTTTCGGACCTCTTCCATATTATTTACTTATTGTGCTATTAGCGAAATTGTGTGGCACGAAAGTAATGTTCTTCTCTCAAGGAGTCGGCCCCGTCACAAGCAAATATGGGAAGCTTCTTATGAGAATGTTCGGGAACTTGGCAGATTTTATTACGGTGCGCGATGATTATTCCAAGAACTACCTTCATGATCTGAAAGTCACCCGTCCAAAGACGGTGGTGACCGCAGATATCGTATTCGCCTATCAGGGCCGTGACGACGATGCTTGTGTTGAATCTCTTCCTATTAAACGGGATGATTCTCTAGTCGGCATCAGCGTACGCCCCTGGTTCGAGGAAACCCGCTATCAGAAAGAGATGGCGCTCTTGGTCGATCGTTTGATCAAGGAGCACGGCGTCACGCCTGTTTTTATTCCGATGGAAGGCGAACACGATGCCTCTGTGTCCCGTACGATTCAAGGGCACATGGAACACGGCGACAAAACGTACGTCTTAGGCACGGATTTCACACCGAACCAATACTTACAGTTTATGAAACATTGCGATACAGTCATCGGCATGCGCCTGCACGCGCTGATCTTTGCAACGCTTGCTTCTGTTCCATACGCAGGGATTAGCTATGATAAAAAGGTTGAGAGTCTCGCGAAACGAACAGGCATGTGGGACTATTCCACAACGCTTGAAGAGTTCACGGCGGATGACCTTTATCCGAAAGTGGCACAGATCCTAGAGAATCATGATGCTCTAAGTGATGAGCTTGATCAAGAGCGAGCCGCACTTCGGGAACAAGCCCTTCAAAACCTCGAGCTTATGAAGAAGCATTTCGTAAAGTAACGGATGCTTCTCCCTCGAGTCGCGGGGATTTTCATTTATAGTTGTATGGCTTACAATGGTCATATGTGAAATTTTAGCTTATCTCGTAACCCTATACATTTTTACTTTGTACATAAATCAACTCGAGATTTTGGTATACTCGGAGGAACATTATGAGAATTTTATTGGCAACGGTATTCAATTACCCCCACACAGGTGGGCTATCAACCCATATGACAACTTTAAAATCGGGGCTTGAGGCTTTAGGACATGACGTTGAGATTTTGTCCTTTAGTGACCTGCCCTATTACAAACAACAATTCTTCGCAAAAGGACCCAGTTTCTTTATGAATCGCATGGTCCCTGGGAAGGGTATTTTGCTTGGGCATAAATTACGCCAGAATATGCTGAAAGACATGATTAAAAAGCAGCATGATCAAAAGCCCTACGATCTTGTGAACGCTCAGGATATCTATGCAACGTTTGCCTCTTTAGAGGCGGGTGTGAATACCGTTACGACCGTGCACGGCTATATGACATTTGAGGCGATTAGCCGCGGATCGATTAAGTCGGACAGTGAGGAAGCGAAGGTCTTACAGGAGAAGGAAACAGAGGCCTACAAGAAGACGCGCCAAGTCATTACGGTCGACTACCGCATTCGAAACTACGTCCGTGACCTTGCTGGTGTGGATGGCATTCGCGTGCACAACTTCATCGACGTGGACCAGTTCCGCCCTCAAACGGACCGGAAACAAGAGTTCCGCAAGAAGTTCGGCTTCAAGGAAGAAGATAAACTCATCTTCATCCCCCGCCGCTTAACGAAGAAAAACGGTGTGATCTATCCTACGAAGGCCCTGTCGCTTATTCAACAATCATTCCCGGAGGCCAAGCTCATCTACGCCGGCAGCGGTGAAGAGGAACAAGCCGTCCGAGACGAAGCAAAAGCAAACGGCACAGAATCCTCTGTCCACTTCCTAGGAGACATCCCTCACGAGGTGATGAAGGATTACTACGCTATGAGCGATATCACGATGGTTCCATCCGTTCACTCAGAAGGCGTCGAAGAAGCAACGTCGATCTCAGCATTAGAAGCCATGGGCAGTGGCGTACCCGTTATCGCCTCAGCCGTAGGTGGCCTAAAAGAAATTGTCGATCACGAAGAAAACGGCCTACTCGTCCCAGAAAAAGACATAACGGCCCTGGCCCAAGCCGTGGAGCGCATACTTTCAACACCCACATTCGGCGAACGCATGGCCCTACAGGCCCGCCTCCTGATCGAACAAGAATATTCTCACGTATCAGCGGCCACATCCTATGCTAGTATTTACGAAAATGTATTGCAGCACGTTTATTAAATAGATGTTTTTCAAGTTCAAGGTTTTAAAGGGTTTCCTGTAGTTGAAGGGTTTTTCTTTCTGCTATATGCGCCCCCTTTTACCGAGGGATTCGTTCTCCTAATTATGTTGGGGGAGGGAGATGGGCGAGACTCCTATGGAAAAACGGACAACCGAGACCCCACAGCGAAGCGAGGAGGCTCGGCCGTTCGTCCATGGAAAGCGAGTGACTCCCCCTCCCCTCTTCCCGCTTATAAAAGTGGGTCCCTACTCGTTGAAAAACAAGTATATGAAGAAAGAAGAAGGTATTCAACATGTCTGGATTAAAGAAAACCGCAATCTGGATTACGATGCTATCGATTTTGTTGAAACTACTTGGGTTTGTAAGGGAGAGCATGATGGCCAGAGAATTTGGTGTAAGCGAAAGCACCGATGGCTTCTTGCTTTCCTTTACTTTTGTCACGCTAATCTTAGCGCTGATTGCGAACGGATTTAATTCCGTCTTCCTCCCCCATTACGTCAAGCATCGTAAAGCAGATGTAGAGAAAGCCGAACGAAATGCCAACAGCATTTTAAACTACACGACGATCTTTTTCCTCGTTGGATCGGTGGCAGCGTATTTCCTCGCTCCTTACATCGTTCCATTTCTGTACGGAGACCGGTCGGCGTTAACGCTAGAAATTACGATTGAGCTCACGCAAGTGTTCTTCATCTTTATGGTCGTCATTGCCTTAAGTGGTGTACTCGAATCGTACCTGCAGGCGCGCCGTATTTTCGTTCCGACTCAGATCTCAAAGATTATGGGTACGCTTATGGCGACTGTGTTCCTTGTTCTGTTCGCAGATCTTTGGGGCATTTACAGTATGGCGTACGGATTTGTGTTTGGTACGTTCCTCGGTGTTGTCATTCAGTTCGTTTCCTTGAAGCGAGGCGGATTTAAATGGATGCCGAGCCTGAAGTTTGATGAAGAGTTCGGGCGTAACTTTTTAATCTTGTTAGCACCCGCCCTTCTCCACTCTTCTGTTGGCCATATTAACGTGTTCGTCAACAAAATGTTCGCAGCCCGTATTGATACAGGGGCCACGACGTATTTAAACAATGCATCCTTACTGATGAGTATTCCGAGTACGATTTTCACAACGACGATTGTTGCGATTATCTTTACACTCCTGTCAGAACAGGCTCAACAGAAGGAAAAGTTTAAAAACACCCTTTATATGGGGTATCAAATTGGGATGATGACGCTGTTGCCGATCGCGGTCGGTACGTTCTTAGTGGGTAAAGCTGCAATTTCCTTCATTTATGAAGGTGGTAAGTTCACACCAGAAGACACAGCGAATACGTACTACGTTCTTCAGCTCTATATTCCGATTATCTTAACGCAGGGTCTCCTTGTCATTGGGGTAAAAGGACTGTACGCGCAGGAGAAAACGAAGAAACTATTAAGCATCAGTTCCACCACGATTATTTTAAACGCGGTGTTAAACTACGCCTTTATTCAGCCGATGGGCTACCCGGGACTTGCTTTATCAAGTTCTGTAGTCGCGGTGTATTACGTCTCAGCCGTTACTTATGCGGTGTATCAGGATTACGACAAGAGCGAGCTTATGCAGATTCCGGCACTCTTCTTTAAAGTGCTGATTCCGACGATTATCATGGCGTTGCCGATTTATCTGATTCAGACGTTGACAGATATTGAGTCGCTCTACGCTCTATGGGAGCTCGTTATTCTCGTTCCGATCGGGATTGTCTTTTATGTGATTGGCCTTTATGTGTTCTACCGTGAAGGCTTCAGGCAGATGATGCGCTTAGTGAAAGATCGTAAGAGTATGAAACAAGGATAAGGAGGGTTAGACGATGAAACGGTGGCGAATCTTAGCCGGACTGATTACATTAGCCGCAGTTGCCGGTTTATGGGTCATTTTCTCCCCTGAACCAGTCGACGGGATGAAAGAAGTGACAGTGGGCGAAGAAGAAACGATCGCCCACATCTTCGGTGATGGTCTTCAGTTTATGGAACAGGATACAGAGAAACATGAATGGGTCGCCGCCCGTGACGTCGTCTATTCCTATGAAGTGTACGCGGGCAACGAGCACATCGGTGAGGTTTCTATCACAGACCGGACGCTCCGTAACGGCGATGAACTTCATTTTTCTTCTTTTGAAAATAAAGGTGATGACACTCACACGGTTACGATTGAGTATCCCCTCTCAGGTGAGATGGAGTTAACTTCTTTTGACGACATCGGTTCAGCGATTGAGCATAAGCATGATTCAACCGTTGGAGTCGACCCGACGACGATTCCAGTCGGATACGGGACGCTCGCTGATGGCAGCTCGGTCTGGCTTGGTCAGCGTTACACTTCTACGGTTTTAACGAAAACCTATGAATCTGGTAAAACGAGCGTTGTACGAGAGTTAGATGAGGAAACCAACCCTTACGAAGTTGAGGACGAACGGTTGAGACAGACACTTGAAGCGAGTGGTGACCAACTAGCCGAAAGCTGGCTGATGCGCTCAGGCGATCCCCTCTTCTCTTCTATAGAAAAGGCGACTGCTTGGGCCGAGGATATGGCTGTCGATTACCGCTGGGCGAAGAAGTGGCTGACGCCGGCTGGTGTGTATCAGAAGGTGCCATGGTCGATTGAACCGGGTACAAAAATGGGCTACGGCCGCGTGATCGGAACCCTACCTCACCAGGATGCTTTATCACGGTATGAGGCAACGGGTGAGCGTTTCTTTGAAAGCATTTCGCTTAATGCGGTGACAACGATTGAAGCGTATCGCGCTGAGAAAGAAACAGAGCTTTGGAAGACGGAGTATACGAGTACGTGGGTAAAAAAAGCTTACGGCATTCACGCTCCTTATACAGATACGCGTCATAATGAAAAGCTTGCTTTATTCTTAATGAATGCAGCAGACGGGCTTGGTATTGAGTCTCTTCAGTCAGAAAGCGTGAAGTACGCGGATTACCTTGTCGCACAGGCTGATGATGGTAATACGATTTCCTTTGGAGACGATGCCTTTCTTGTTGGGGACTATGATGGACCTGGCAAAGAGGAAGTCCCTCACGCATCGCTCAATCACGCACTGGGTGAGTCCGATTATTTGCTGAAGGCGTATGAGCGGACGGGTGATGAGAAGTATTTGAACCTGGCCTACTCGATTCGTCAGGCGATTGAAATGATTGGCACAGAGTGGATTCGTGAAGAAGGCGAGCATGAGGATGACGTCTGGTATCAAGTGAATGAGGATCATACGTTTGAAGGTAATGACTATCAGTTATTAACGTTGGTTGATTTATATAAGAATCAGAAGGCCTGGGCCGAGACAGAGTACGGTGTGAGTGATGTGTATAATACATTGATTGAATCGAAATCGTCTTATCTGGAGCGAACTGGTCTTGATGTTGAGAAAGCTGTGAATGAACGCATCTCCCCTTAGGAGGTGCGTTTTTTTGGTTTGGGTGGTGGGGCTTTAGTGTGGTAGAGAGGTGATGGGTGTCTGACACGGTTTAGTGCTGTAGAGCGTTGGTGTGTGTCTGACACCCTTTAGTGCTGTAGAGGATTGATGATAGTATTTAGCCGTTAGGATGGTTTTCTAGACGTTTGAGAGGAGAATATGGACGTGGTGTAGCTCTTTCTCGACGTTAGATTCGGGTTTCTCGTCGTGCGGATGTTTTTTCTAGACGTAAGGGACGGTTTTCTTGACGTGCGTGGCCTCGTTCTAGATGTCAGAGTTCATTTTCTCGACGTTCACCCTGCCCACTAAAGTCAAAAGTATTTTAATACAGTAAAGGATAGCAGGGTGTCAGACACCCTGCTATCCTTTAAAGCAACACCGCGTGTCAGACACGCTTCACTCTACTAAAGTAAAAGGAACAGGCCGCGGGCGGCCTGTTCCTTCCTTTTTTATGATTCTGTTTCGGTTTTGGTTTGTTTTTTGTTGCCTCGTTGGAAGAGGCGGACGATTTTCTTGGATAGGTCGTCGAAATACGTGTAGACAACCGGGATGAGTAAGAGCGTGAAGAAGCTTGAGACGGTGAGACCAAAGATAATGGTGATCGCCATCGGCTGCTGGGCTTCTGCGCCTTCTCCTAGTCCTAAGGCTAGTGGAATCATTCCGAGTACGGTTGTGAGTGTGGTCATTAAGATCGGGCGAAGGCGACTTGGTCCCGCTTCTAGAATCGCTTCGTAGCGATCGACGCCTTTTCGTCTGACGATGTTAATGTAATCCACGAGCACAATCGCGTTGTTTACAACGATCCCGGCGAGCATGATGACCCCGATGATAGCTGGTACACTAATCGGCTTCCCTGTAATGAATAGGCCGCCAAGTACGCCAATAATTGTAGCTGGCATCGAGAACATGATGACAAATGGATACAGGAAGTTCTCAAACTGCACGGCCATTACGGCGTAGACAAGGAAGATCGAGAAGATCAACGCTAGTGCCAGATCTCCAAAGGAATCAGCCATGTCCTCTGCCTGTCCCCCTATTGAATAGGAATAGCCTTCTGGGAAGTTAATGCGATCGAGTTCGGATCGAATATCTTCTGTAATGCTTCCAAGGTCGCGGTTTACAATGTCGCTTGTGACGTTGACTTGCTTTTGCTGATTCTCACGAAGCAATGTCGATGGTCCCTGGACTTGTTCGAGCTCAGCGACGGTTGCGAGCGGGATCATGTCGCCCGTCTGGGTTTGGATATTCATCGATTCTAAATCGCTAATCGTGCGACGTTCATCATCTGGAAGAATGATGCGCACATCGATTTCCTCCCCAGCTTCACGGAAACGGGTGGCCGTTTGACCGCTAAAGCCAAGCTGCACCTGGCTCATCACCTGCTGATAGGAAAGGCCGTACTGCGCGGCTTTGTCCCGGTCGACGTTGACCTGGATTTCAGGGCGCCCTTCTGAAGCTGATGATTCAGGATTGTGAACGCCGTCGATCTGGTCAATCGTCCAGGTGACTTGATCGGCAAGTTCCCGTAAGACTTCATATTCTTCACCGTTTAGCTGAATCTGAACTGGAGCCCCTGTCCCAAGACCCGCTGCCATTTCACTAACGGTGATTTCAGCCCCAACTATATCACGGAGATCTTCATCCATCTCTTGCATCACAGTGGATGTTGTTTTGTCCCGTTCTTCTGGTGGGACGAGCTGTATCGTGTAGGTGGCTTCATTGGCTGTTGATGAGAATCCTTCGAAGCCTCCTCCACCGATGCTTAAGTAATTCGATGAAATGATCTCTTCGTATGGTTCTAACTTTTGGTCGATTTGTTTTGTAATCGATTCTGTTCCTTCTAAGGACGTTCCGGATGGTGCTTCAACGGTTACCTCGATTTGGCCCTGGTCAGATGGTGGAATGAATTCCGTACCAAGGAGAGGTGCGAGAAATCCGCTTCCGACGATTGCGAGAATCGTAACGATGACCGTAATGAGACGATGTCTTAGCACCCCGCGAAGCATCGAGCGATAGCCGTTGTTGATTTTGTCCATGAAACGGTCGAACCAGTAGCGGCGTCCGTTGTCCTTCATCGCTTTCGTTAAGAGCTTCGATGACAGCATTGGAATGAGCGTGATCGAGACGATTAAGGATGCGACGAGTGAGAAGGAAACGGTTAACGCGAGTGGCGTGAACAGTTCTGATGCGATTCCTTCAACGAATACGATCGGCAAGAATACCACGAGCGTTGTCGTCGTTGAGGCAATAACGGCAGGTGCGAGTTCTGATGCCCCTTGTTTGGCCGCTTCTTTGAGCGAGTATCCGTTCTGCCTGTAGGCGACGATATTTTCTAGTATGACGATCGAGCTATCGACCATCATTCCGATTCCTAAAGCGAGTCCGCCCATCGTGAGGACGTTCAACGTGTTGCCAGTAAAGTACATAAGCGTAAATGTTGAGATGATCGCAATCGGAATGGAAATCCCAATAACGATCGTTGCCCGTACACTCTTCAGGAATAAGAGCAGAATGAGTACGGAGAACAGACCACCGAGAATGATGTTTTGTACAACAGAGCGAATCGATTGTTTGATAAAGGTCGAGGTATCAAACACGATGTCCATGCTCACATCACTAGGTAAATCCTCCTCCACGTCATCCTTAGCCGCTGCTACGTTGTTGGCTACTTCTACTGTGTTCCCGTCTGATTTTTTCAAAACGGATAAGACAACAGAGGGCTGGCCGTTGACGCGGGAGATCGTGGTCACGTCTTTGAACGTGTCTTTAACCGTTGTCACGTCCTCCAGTTCTAGCTGAGCTCCAGTTGGAGAGGTGATGATCGTTTCTTTCACATCTTCAATCGTTTCGAACTCTCCCTGAATGCGAACCTGCAGGTCTTGGTCCCCTTTTTCAAGCACGCCTGCTGACGTGGACTGGTTGGCTGCGTTAATAGCCTGCACGAGAGTCTGAGCGTTTAAGCCGTATTGCGCCATTCTCGCACGGTCGATCTGCACTTGCACCTCCCGGGAGCGGCCCCCTTCGATGCTGACAGATCCGACACCCCCCTGCCGTTCAAAATAGGGAACGATGTTATCTTCAGCGATTCCTTGCAGACTTGAAGCATCTTTACCAGATAAGCCCACCCACATGACTGGAATTTGCTGTGGATCAAAGCGTAATATGCTCGGGTCCGCAGCATCTTCTGGCAGGAGCCCTTTAATCTGGTCGACTTTTTCCCGGACGTCGAGAAGAGCGTTATCTAAGTTCGTCCCATTCTCAAACATCAGAATCACGAGGGATGCGCCAGGCTGAGACTGGGATTGCACGGTGTTAATGCCCTCAATGGAACTGACAGCCGATTCGACTGGACGGCTGACGAGTTTCTCCACTTCCTGCGGGGCAGCATC
The nucleotide sequence above comes from Pontibacillus chungwhensis. Encoded proteins:
- a CDS encoding efflux RND transporter permease subunit, giving the protein MKLVESSVKRPVGVFMIVLAIVALGFVSLRNLTIDLYPEIDLPIAVVSTQYPDAAPQEVEKLVSRPVESAVSSIEGINTVQSQSQPGASLVILMFENGTNLDNALLDVREKVDQIKGLLPEDAADPSILRFDPQQIPVMWVGLSGKDASSLQGIAEDNIVPYFERQGGVGSVSIEGGRSREVQVQIDRARMAQYGLNAQTLVQAINAANQSTSAGVLEKGDQDLQVRIQGEFETIEDVKETIITSPTGAQLELEDVTTVKDTFKDVTTISRVNGQPSVVLSVLKKSDGNTVEVANNVAAAKDDVEEDLPSDVSMDIVFDTSTFIKQSIRSVVQNIILGGLFSVLILLLFLKSVRATIVIGISIPIAIISTFTLMYFTGNTLNVLTMGGLALGIGMMVDSSIVILENIVAYRQNGYSLKEAAKQGASELAPAVIASTTTTLVVFLPIVFVEGIASELFTPLALTVSFSLVASLIVSITLIPMLSSKLLTKAMKDNGRRYWFDRFMDKINNGYRSMLRGVLRHRLITVIVTILAIVGSGFLAPLLGTEFIPPSDQGQIEVTVEAPSGTSLEGTESITKQIDQKLEPYEEIISSNYLSIGGGGFEGFSSTANEATYTIQLVPPEERDKTTSTVMQEMDEDLRDIVGAEITVSEMAAGLGTGAPVQIQLNGEEYEVLRELADQVTWTIDQIDGVHNPESSASEGRPEIQVNVDRDKAAQYGLSYQQVMSQVQLGFSGQTATRFREAGEEIDVRIILPDDERRTISDLESMNIQTQTGDMIPLATVAELEQVQGPSTLLRENQQKQVNVTSDIVNRDLGSITEDIRSELDRINFPEGYSYSIGGQAEDMADSFGDLALALIFSIFLVYAVMAVQFENFLYPFVIMFSMPATIIGVLGGLFITGKPISVPAIIGVIMLAGIVVNNAIVLVDYINIVRRKGVDRYEAILEAGPSRLRPILMTTLTTVLGMIPLALGLGEGAEAQQPMAITIIFGLTVSSFFTLLLIPVVYTYFDDLSKKIVRLFQRGNKKQTKTETES
- the murJ gene encoding murein biosynthesis integral membrane protein MurJ, with translation MSGLKKTAIWITMLSILLKLLGFVRESMMAREFGVSESTDGFLLSFTFVTLILALIANGFNSVFLPHYVKHRKADVEKAERNANSILNYTTIFFLVGSVAAYFLAPYIVPFLYGDRSALTLEITIELTQVFFIFMVVIALSGVLESYLQARRIFVPTQISKIMGTLMATVFLVLFADLWGIYSMAYGFVFGTFLGVVIQFVSLKRGGFKWMPSLKFDEEFGRNFLILLAPALLHSSVGHINVFVNKMFAARIDTGATTYLNNASLLMSIPSTIFTTTIVAIIFTLLSEQAQQKEKFKNTLYMGYQIGMMTLLPIAVGTFLVGKAAISFIYEGGKFTPEDTANTYYVLQLYIPIILTQGLLVIGVKGLYAQEKTKKLLSISSTTIILNAVLNYAFIQPMGYPGLALSSSVVAVYYVSAVTYAVYQDYDKSELMQIPALFFKVLIPTIIMALPIYLIQTLTDIESLYALWELVILVPIGIVFYVIGLYVFYREGFRQMMRLVKDRKSMKQG
- the csaB gene encoding polysaccharide pyruvyl transferase CsaB, which encodes MKIVISGFYGLGNTGDEAILDSMIDNLRSSLDEPDLTVFSLSPDETASKHSVTSIYRGWRHDFKKKVRALREADLLLSGGGGLLQDTYPTRIIFGPLPYYLLIVLLAKLCGTKVMFFSQGVGPVTSKYGKLLMRMFGNLADFITVRDDYSKNYLHDLKVTRPKTVVTADIVFAYQGRDDDACVESLPIKRDDSLVGISVRPWFEETRYQKEMALLVDRLIKEHGVTPVFIPMEGEHDASVSRTIQGHMEHGDKTYVLGTDFTPNQYLQFMKHCDTVIGMRLHALIFATLASVPYAGISYDKKVESLAKRTGMWDYSTTLEEFTADDLYPKVAQILENHDALSDELDQERAALREQALQNLELMKKHFVK
- a CDS encoding glycosyltransferase family 4 protein, with amino-acid sequence MRILLATVFNYPHTGGLSTHMTTLKSGLEALGHDVEILSFSDLPYYKQQFFAKGPSFFMNRMVPGKGILLGHKLRQNMLKDMIKKQHDQKPYDLVNAQDIYATFASLEAGVNTVTTVHGYMTFEAISRGSIKSDSEEAKVLQEKETEAYKKTRQVITVDYRIRNYVRDLAGVDGIRVHNFIDVDQFRPQTDRKQEFRKKFGFKEEDKLIFIPRRLTKKNGVIYPTKALSLIQQSFPEAKLIYAGSGEEEQAVRDEAKANGTESSVHFLGDIPHEVMKDYYAMSDITMVPSVHSEGVEEATSISALEAMGSGVPVIASAVGGLKEIVDHEENGLLVPEKDITALAQAVERILSTPTFGERMALQARLLIEQEYSHVSAATSYASIYENVLQHVY